A part of Gammaproteobacteria bacterium genomic DNA contains:
- the gatC gene encoding Asp-tRNA(Asn)/Glu-tRNA(Gln) amidotransferase subunit GatC — MSLEKADVEKIAHLARLSLDEKDIPAYAENLSNILNLVEQMNSIDTSGVAPMAHPLDAVQRLRSDEVTEIDQRDHFQKFAPAVENGLYLVPKVIE, encoded by the coding sequence ATGTCTCTGGAAAAAGCTGATGTCGAAAAAATCGCTCATCTTGCGCGTCTGTCCCTGGATGAAAAAGACATTCCTGCTTACGCCGAAAACCTTTCTAATATTCTTAATCTCGTTGAACAAATGAACAGTATCGATACCTCGGGTGTGGCTCCGATGGCTCATCCTCTGGATGCTGTACAGCGCTTGCGCTCCGATGAGGTTACTGAGATTGATCAACGCGATCACTTTCAAAAATTTGCGCCTGCCGTGGAAAACGGACTTTACCTGGTGCCCAAAGTTATCGAGTGA
- a CDS encoding rod shape-determining protein — MFGSLRGVFSNDLSIDLGTANTLIYVRGKGIVLAEPSVVAIRQDRGPGGPKSIAAVGLEAKRMLGRTPGNITAIRPLKDGVIADFTVTEKMLQHFIYKVHESRFFRPSPRVLVCVPCGSTQVERRAIKESAAGAGAREVFLIEEPMAAAIGAGMPIGEASGSMVVDIGGGTTEVAVMSLNGIVYSASVRIGGDRFDEAIISYVRRNYGTLIGDATAEKIKQEIGTAYPADEVREIEVRGRNLAEGVPRSFTLNSNEILEALQEPLAGIVAAVKSALEQTPPELGSDVAERGMVLTGGGALLRDLDRLLMEETGLPVIVAEDPLTCVARGGGRAMELIDEHGGEIFTVE; from the coding sequence ATGTTTGGAAGTTTACGCGGCGTTTTTTCCAACGACCTATCCATAGACTTGGGTACGGCCAATACTCTCATCTATGTTCGTGGCAAAGGCATCGTGCTGGCGGAACCGTCTGTGGTAGCCATCCGCCAGGACCGTGGACCCGGCGGTCCCAAGAGCATCGCGGCGGTTGGCCTGGAGGCCAAACGCATGCTGGGCCGTACGCCAGGCAACATCACCGCCATCCGCCCTCTAAAAGATGGGGTTATTGCTGACTTCACCGTCACCGAAAAAATGCTGCAGCACTTCATATATAAGGTGCATGAATCACGCTTTTTCCGCCCCAGTCCGCGCGTACTGGTCTGCGTTCCCTGTGGCTCCACCCAGGTAGAGCGCCGCGCGATCAAGGAATCCGCTGCTGGCGCGGGCGCCCGCGAAGTGTTCCTGATTGAAGAGCCCATGGCTGCCGCCATCGGGGCTGGCATGCCGATCGGCGAAGCCAGCGGCTCGATGGTCGTGGACATCGGTGGCGGTACCACCGAGGTTGCGGTTATGTCACTTAACGGTATCGTTTATTCCGCCTCGGTGCGTATCGGTGGCGACCGTTTCGACGAAGCCATCATTAGCTATGTGCGTCGCAACTACGGCACCCTGATCGGTGACGCTACCGCCGAAAAGATCAAACAGGAGATCGGCACCGCCTATCCTGCTGACGAAGTTCGCGAAATCGAAGTCCGTGGTCGTAACCTGGCGGAAGGTGTGCCTCGCAGCTTCACCCTGAACAGCAACGAAATTCTGGAAGCTTTGCAAGAGCCACTGGCCGGTATCGTTGCCGCCGTTAAATCCGCGCTGGAACAAACACCACCAGAACTGGGTTCTGACGTTGCTGAACGCGGCATGGTGCTCACCGGCGGCGGCGCTCTGCTGCGCGACCTGGACAGACTGTTGATGGAAGAAACCGGTCTGCCGGTTATCGTTGCCGAAGACCCACTGACCTGTGTGGCTCGTGGCGGCGGTCGCGCCATGGAGCTCATTGATGAGCACGGCGGCGAAATCTTCACTGTCGAATAA
- the mreC gene encoding rod shape-determining protein MreC: MLATLSVGLMVADHKQHYLDVVRSTLSIFLYPLEYAVDLPFSAGSWVGENMSSRETLLENNALLKTKNEFLQAQMQKYVSLELENLRLRELLEASKRVPDRVLAAELFALDFDPFSHKVLINKGQRHEVYLGQPVIDAYGVFGQTVAITPLTTSVMLITDPNHALPVQFNRTGLRSIATGTGSLGSLDLQYIPNNADIREGDLVVTSGLGGIYPKGYPVAKITRFEQDPTQPYARVQAEPLAQLDRSREVLLVWTQSSIDEDVAP, translated from the coding sequence ATGTTGGCAACATTGTCCGTTGGCCTGATGGTCGCGGATCATAAGCAACATTATCTGGATGTGGTCAGGTCGACCTTGTCGATATTCCTCTATCCCCTGGAATACGCAGTAGATCTGCCGTTCAGCGCTGGCAGTTGGGTGGGCGAAAACATGTCGTCCCGCGAAACGCTGCTGGAAAACAATGCCCTGCTAAAAACCAAAAACGAATTTCTGCAGGCTCAGATGCAGAAATACGTTTCGCTGGAACTGGAAAATCTTCGCCTGCGCGAACTGCTGGAGGCATCCAAGCGTGTTCCCGATCGTGTGCTTGCTGCCGAACTGTTTGCGCTGGATTTTGACCCCTTCAGCCACAAAGTTCTTATCAACAAGGGTCAACGCCACGAAGTTTATCTGGGACAGCCCGTTATTGATGCCTACGGCGTCTTCGGTCAAACCGTCGCGATCACGCCGTTAACGACTTCAGTCATGCTGATTACCGACCCCAACCATGCGCTTCCCGTGCAATTCAACCGCACAGGCTTGCGCTCTATTGCCACAGGCACGGGCAGTCTGGGTTCGCTGGATCTGCAATACATCCCTAACAACGCCGACATCCGCGAGGGCGACCTCGTTGTCACTTCCGGTTTGGGCGGAATTTATCCCAAAGGTTACCCGGTAGCCAAAATAACCCGTTTTGAGCAAGACCCCACCCAGCCTTATGCCCGAGTTCAAGCCGAGCCATTGGCGCAACTTGATCGCAGTCGTGAAGTCCTGCTGGTGTGGACACAATCGTCGATCGACGAGGACGTTGCGCCATGA
- the mreD gene encoding rod shape-determining protein MreD, with protein sequence MIHRQSHIGIITLTFIAAFALSLIPLPHWAGSFRPAFVLMVLVYWCIALPNSVNISVGWIVGFITDIMVGTLLGQHALAFAIVAFLAVKLHQQIRVYPLWQQALSVFTLVALAQLLVVWVLGIIGQSPNSWLYWMPSFTSALIWPWTYMLMRDLQRKFGVT encoded by the coding sequence ATGATCCACCGCCAAAGCCACATCGGCATTATCACCCTGACGTTCATCGCTGCGTTCGCGTTGAGCCTGATCCCATTACCACACTGGGCTGGCTCGTTTCGCCCGGCTTTCGTGCTGATGGTGCTTGTCTATTGGTGCATAGCGCTACCGAACTCAGTCAATATCAGCGTGGGCTGGATCGTTGGTTTCATCACTGACATCATGGTCGGCACCTTGCTGGGGCAGCACGCTCTGGCCTTTGCCATCGTCGCCTTCCTCGCCGTTAAACTGCATCAACAGATTCGCGTTTACCCTCTTTGGCAACAGGCCCTGAGCGTATTCACCCTGGTGGCACTGGCGCAACTGCTGGTGGTTTGGGTTCTTGGCATCATTGGCCAATCGCCCAATTCCTGGCTGTACTGGATGCCCTCGTTCACCAGCGCACTCATCTGGCCTTGGACCTACATGCTTATGCGAGATCTCCAGCGCAAATTCGGCGTAACCTGA